In one window of Littorina saxatilis isolate snail1 linkage group LG11, US_GU_Lsax_2.0, whole genome shotgun sequence DNA:
- the LOC138980120 gene encoding orexin receptor type 2-like, translating to MTNCTTSDVVMTVNQNTSPRMAEPLSTLSNTPTNRENGSDDDIDEFLNQKNLEFVSSLAPTLTYLTFLMVAGLVGNTLVFVVYYRRFKPSETRVYILAMAVSDFLTNVLAIPLQIVEIRFNATFYVTWGCKAIRSGSTVLVFFTAVILVAVALDRQKVICTGRLGSHQSLSSAYRAVIICAAASIVVACPYAVLAGRHTRTFPDTNITGITCSFDDRHLHSAFSTSYVTILGVMYVVFVAIMVVSYVRIARHLWRHKETTLALARRSRYAAPDASSASSGSGANAGRSGHGNVKEIPARTSLMLFVLTVVFIVNYLPTLIVASLDEGDPKTSMEDLEKNARFILLRTYYTNSAVNPLVYSFISCKFRHECRSLFGCMSRESRASA from the exons ATGACGAACTGCACCACTTCTGATGTCGTCATGACTGTGAACCAGAATACCTCTCCTCGAATGGCCGAACCACTAAGCACACTGTCAAACACACCGACCAACAGAGAAAATGGATCTGACGATGACATAGACGAGTTTCTAAATCAGAAAAACCTTGAGTTCGTCTCCTCTTTGGCGCCCACCCTTACGTACCTGACTTTTCTGATGGTAGCGGGTCTGGTGGGTAACACCCTCGTCTTCGTCGTGTACTACCGGAGGTTCAAACCCAGCGAGACCCGCGTATACATCCTGGCCATGGCTGTCAGCGACTTCCTCACCAACGTGCTGGCCATCCCCCTGCAGATCGTGGAGATCCGCTTCAATGCCACCTTCTACGTCACGTGGGGCTGCAAGGCCATCAGGTCAGGTAGCACTGTCCTCGTCTTCTTCACGGCGGTCATCCTGGTCGCTGTGGCCTTGGATCGCCAGAAG GTGATCTGCACAGGCCGACTAGGATCCCATCAGTCTCTCAGCAGCGCgtacagggcggtgatcatctGTGCTGCGGCTTCCATCGTCGTGGCCTGTCCTTACGCTGTGCTCGCCGGGAGACACACCAGAACTTTCCCGGACACCAACATCACGGGGATTACGTGCTCGTTCGACGACAGGCATCTCCACTCGGCCTTCTCCACGTCCTACGTGACGATTCTGGGCGTGATGTACGTCGTGTTCGTGGCGATTATGGTCGTGTCGTACGTACGAATCGCCCGTCACTTGTGGCGACACAAAGAAACGACCCTAGCCCTCGCCCGGCGGTCACGCTACGCTGCTCCTGACGCCAGCTCCGCTTCAAGTGGTTCTGGTGCTAATGCTGGTCGTAGTGGCCACGGAAATGTAAAGGAGATTCCTGCCCGTACATCGTTGATGCTGTTCGTCTTGACTGTCGTGTTCATCGTCAACTACCTTCCCACTCTGATCGTGGCCAGTTTGGACGAGGGAGATCCTAAAACTTCCATGGAGGATCTGGAGAAGAACGCTCGCTTTATATTGCTGCGCACGTACTACACCAACAGCGCTGTCAACCCCCTGGTCTACAGCTTCATCTCCTGCAAGTTCAGACACGAGTGTCGCTCTCTTTTCGGATGTATGTCACGAGAGTCACGAGCATCAGCCTGA